Proteins found in one Miscanthus floridulus cultivar M001 chromosome 4, ASM1932011v1, whole genome shotgun sequence genomic segment:
- the LOC136550800 gene encoding uncharacterized protein: MASLTMECHRAGAEVFTGDATCRKKSVELLEELGLPKGLLPLEDIQEFGYNRDSGFIWLVQGKKVEHTFKKIMQKVSYDAEVTAFIENGKLRKITGIKTNAMMLWISINEVFVPETLPEKVTFKSSNGLSRTFDAAAFALGE, translated from the coding sequence ATGGCGTCCCTGACAATGGAGTGCCACCGTGCTGGTGCAGAGGTCTTCACCGGAGATGCCACGTGCAGGAAGAAGTCCGTGGAGCTGCTGGAGGAGCTCGGCCTGCCCAAGGGCCTCCTTCCACTGGAGGACATCCAGGAGTTTGGGTACAACCGCGACTCGGGCTTCATTTGGCTGGTGCAGGGAAAGAAGGTGGAGCACACCTTCAAGAAAATCATGCAGAAGGTGTCGTACGACGCAGAGGTTACGGCGTTCATCGAGAATGGCAAGCTGAGGAAGATCACTGGCATCAAGACCAATGCGATGATGCTGTGGATTAGCATCAATGAGGTGTTCGTCCCAGAGACCTTGCCGGAGAAGGTCACCTTCAAGTCCAGCAACGGCCTCTCCAGGACCTTCGATGCCGCTGCCTTTGCTCTTGGAGAATGA
- the LOC136550801 gene encoding uncharacterized protein yields the protein MASQAIECHREGAEVFTGDATCRKKSVELLEEFGIPKGLLPLEDIQEFGYNRDSGFIWLVQRKKVEHTFKKVKKTVSYAAEVTAFIEKGKLRKITGVKVKELMLWISIVEMYVPEASPDKVTSKSSNGLSRTLDAAAFALGE from the coding sequence ATGGCGTCCCAGGCCATCGAGTGCCACCGTGAGGGTGCAGAGGTCTTCACCGGAGACGCCACGTGCAGGAAGAAGTCTGTGGAGCTACTGGAGGAGTTCGGCATCCCCAAGGGTCTCCTTCCACTGGAGGACATCCAGGAGTTCGGGTACAACCGCGACTCAGGCTTCATTTGGCTGGTGCAGAGGAAGAAGGTGGAGCACACCTTCAAGAAGGTTAAGAAGACGGTATCATACGCCGCCGAGGTCACGGCGTTCATCGAGAAGGGCAAGCTGCGGAAGATCACTGGCGTCAAGGTCAAGGAGCTGATGCTCTGGATTAGCATCGTCGAGATGTACGTCCCAGAGGCCTCGCCGGACAAGGTCACCTCCAAGTCCAGCAATGGCCTCTCCAGGACCTTGGATGCCGCTGCCTTTGCGCTTGGGGAGTGA
- the LOC136547900 gene encoding uncharacterized protein — protein sequence MEDIQEFGYNRDTGFMWLLQGKKKVEHTFKKIKQTVSYAAEVTAFVEKGKLSKITGVKTKELMIWLSVVEVYVPEASPKKVTFKTGTGLSDSFDAAAFAPGE from the coding sequence ATGGAGGACATCCAGGAGTTCGGGTACAACCGTGACACGGGGTTCATGTGGCTGCTGCaggggaagaagaaggtcgaGCACACCTTCAAGAAGATCAAGCAGACGGTGTCGTATGCCGCCGAGGTCACGGCGTTCGTCGAGAAGGGCAAGCTGAGCAAGATCACTGGCGTGAAGACCAAGGAGCTGATGATCTGGCTCAGCGTTGTCGAGGTGTATGTCCCAGAGGCCTCGCCAAAGAAGGTCACCTTCAAGACCGGCACTGGCCTCTCCGACAGCTTCGATGCCGCTGCCTTTGCACCTGGGGAATGA
- the LOC136550803 gene encoding uncharacterized protein encodes MASQSIESHRAGAAVVTGDAACRKKSVELLEEQGLPKGLLPMEDIQEFGYNRNTGFFWLVQGKKKVEHTFKKIKQTVSYAAEVTAFAEKGKLRKINGVKTKELMLWFSVVEVYVPEDSPEKVTFKTGTSLYDSFDAAAFALGE; translated from the coding sequence ATGGCGTCCCAGTCCATCGAAAGCCACCGTGCCGGTGCAGCAGTTGTCACTGGAGATGCTGCATGCAGGAAGAAGTCTGTTGAGCTGCTGGAGGAGCAAGGCCTCCCCAAGGGCCTGCTTCCAATGGAGGACATCCAGGAGTTCGGGTACAACCGCAACACAGGATTCTTTTGGCTGGTGCaggggaagaagaaggtggagcacACCTTCAAGAAGATCAAGCAGACCGTGTCGTACGCAGCCGAGGTGACGGCATTCGCCGAGAAAGGCAAGCTGAGGAAGATCAATGGCGTGAAGACCAAAGAGCTGATGCTCTGGTTCAGCGTCGTTGAGGTCTATGTCCCGGAGGACTCGCCAGAGAAGGTCACCTTCAAGACTGGCACTAGCCTCTACGACAGCTTTGATGCTGCTGCCTTTGCTCTTGGAGAGTAA
- the LOC136547902 gene encoding uncharacterized protein, with protein MASQVQSYRAGAEVVHGDAICRKKSMELLEELGLPMGLLPMEDIQEFGYNRNTVRVKKIKQTTKELKLWLIVVEVYTPEASSEKVTFKTGTGLSDTFDAAAFAL; from the exons ATGGCATCCCAAGTACAAAGCTACAGGGCAGGAGCAGAGGTTGTCCATGGAGATGCCATCTGCAGGAAAAAGTCCATGGAGCTGCTGGAGGAGCTCGGCCTCCCCATGGGCCTCCTTCCAATGGAGGACATCCAGGAGTTCGGGTACAACCGCAACACAGTTCGGGTCAAGAAGATCAAGCAGACT ACCAAGGAGCTAAAGCTCTGGCTCATCGTCGTCGAGGTCTATACTCCTGAGGCCTCGTCGGAGAAGGTCACCTTCAAGACTGGCACTGGCCTCTCTGATACCTTCGATGCTGCTGCCTTTGCGCTTTGA